The DNA segment ATTAATTCAGTTAAATATATCAAGTAGCAATTACTAATTATAAATAGAGGCAAGTTCAGCTAGACAGTttctttaagaaaaagaaaagagatccACAAAAATctcagtaattaaataattaagttgCATTATGCGCTCTTAGATATAACTAATCCAAACTTTATAAGATAAGATAATATTTTAGAAAAGCATCAAATGGTTCTTTCTCATCCCAGTAGTATTAGttcttattttcttgtaattctttttatttttattttcattttgcgTAATATTATTGCGATATGAGTTTAAATGAAGTGACACGATATATCTTGTGTAATGTTAGTGTGACATGAGTTTAATAAAGTGACACGATATATTTTGCGTAATATTAGTGTGACATGAATTTAAATGAAGTGTCACGATATATTTATGTAGTCAATCTTAACTTGCTCGAAATGAAGCGTAATTATTAGTATTTCTTTTATTAGTGGATCGTCCTCCTATCAagaatctttttctttttcctttttttttttgataaaaagaGGAAATAATATCAAAAATCTTTAAAGAATAAGAAAGCAAATCAATTGGAGAATCCCACCTTAAATTGAAGGAAAATGTGGAAATAATTAAGCGTAAATAGAAAGCATACTTCCAACAGATTCCGtccataaaaataaataaattttgttTAATAAATTTCTAGTATAAAATATGAGATGCTCAGGGAGattaataaaaagaaataaattaaCAGCAAAAAAGGAACAAACTTTGACTCAATAGCCGTCTTATATGTGTGGTTTATGaacattttttgttttcttgagacATTGGATTCCCCTATGACTCATATTGTATTCCCATAAATCCAATTTTACCTAGGAGCCGTTTggacataattttttttttccaaagaaTATTTTCAAATCAGTGTTTTGTACATTTAACtgaatttctgaaaataaatatcatttaaaaaaattatattctatagataccttttaaggtttatagcaaaatatttaatttcgATTACCTCTTAGCCCTAAAcaactaaatacgctaatcagttacacttttttctttctctctccactttgatacatcccattaaaattttcgATCTCCTCCTCCTTCCACCGGATTTGTGCAAAGCCCACTTCAGAGCAGGTTCACTTTCTCCATCTCCATTGATCCGCCTCACTCAATTTCTCAGTCAATATTTCATATCTTTCTGTACTCTTTCCACGATAAGAAAATGCTTTGCCTTCTTCAATTCTTGATAATTGCATTGAACCTCTTGCCTTCTTGTTCTTCTCCTCGTGTTCTACAACAAGTGTAGTGTTTGGAAGTTTCAATTTTGCTTTCTGGGTTATGGGGTTCAATTGTAGAATTGGTATTCGCATTCTTGGAAAGGCAGCAAACTTCATCTAACCCAAAGCAATGCTCGTTCTCCGCGGGAAACGAGTCACTAAAATACCAAACCAATTACTTTGTTCTGGAAATAAAGTTGGTGTGTTTGTGTTAGCAGCAGAATTACCATGACATATTGATTCTTTCAAAATCCCGATGGCCCAATTTTGATTCTTTCAAAATCCTTAGCTCTTTTAATCCGGTTGGTTTCTCACTACCGGCTTCCGGTGAACGGCGAATTCAccagaaattagggtttgttcttaaACAAAAACACTATGGAGTTTGAggctgagcaacttgatgttctgttaatatatttcaatgtatttcattgtattcattgtctttttttcattataattcaatgtatctcgttgtattccatgtatttcattgtattcactgtctttttttctcattgtatttgaatgtatcccgctgtatattctatgtatttcattatattcattatctcgctatatgccatgaatgtattcataattttttttaattaatataatttatgtattcagatgtattatataatttctctgaagattgctatattttttgggtatttttcggttgagaatcttttttataactggaaatacaaactctgtgtgttataattgagtttgttgattatattaggagtctattatgttaattgattcactttccgttttaaaaacagtgtaatcccttatttcatgccgtgaatacagtcgaatacaataatctgtccaactgtaatcatatgtttcACTTCATGAATacatttttgctactgtattcatgaatacaatagcttaaatacatcaaatacatcttataaccacaaaaAATGTatttataatccgtaatatagcaaatagtatctataaatgactaattactactaaaagatagtgctttatgaaaatttctcatgAAAAAATAGTCATTTCCACAGTCAAATGGGCCAAATTTCTAAAGAGAAGACTGCAAAGTTTGGGGCTAGTTGTTCGTGAAAGCTTAGGCTAGAATACGCAGAGGCTCTTGAACATTATGCTCTTTTATTAATCTACACAAATAGCCGGTTGAATTTACTGTTAATTTTTCGAGTCactatacatagattatacacaattatacataCATTATTCATAAACTACACATATATTATATATCCGTCGGCTCTTTAAAGTTTAAGTATTAGAATAGGCGACTATTTAAGTTAATTTTCTATTCTTAAattaaatgattttttttatatttgaaaacaaATCCTTAATAACATGTTTTTATAATCACTTATAGCATGTTACTCTTTTCAATCAAACACCATCAGATAAACCGAGacgaaaaaatatatattagaAGATAAGGAAAGGGGGAACGAAGGAGATAGTGAACGTGAATTTACGCATAATATGTGGAAATTCCTATAATACTAACTACGCTataccaattttttttattttatttctgacAATGGCCATATTCGAGTTAATTGTTCATCTTTTGAGTACTTCACCTAGTTTCTGGTATATGTAACCAACATAAGTAATAGGAAACTTTTATTCGTGTATGGAATCACACAATTGAAGCATTCGGGGTCGCCCGGTTAGTTTGGAGGGTGATGTCATCCGTACCTGGATCGAATCCCCGCTCAATGTCTTTTGGGTTGAGTCAAGTCCTGTACGGTTTACATTCCTATGTGGTTTCCAAGCTATTACACATGAGAAAGTTTATCAGTGCGCACAAAGTGCTCACCATAAGTACAGAAGgtgtggttgttgttgttattattgttgtatgTGGAAATTCCTATAATACTAACTACGCTAtaccaatttttttattttatttctgacAATGGCCATATTCGAGTTAATTGTTCATCTTTTGAGTACTTCACCTAGTTTCTGGTATATGTAACCAACATAAGTAATAGGAAACTTTTATTCGTGTATGGAATCACACAATTGAAGCATTCGGGGTTGCCCGGTTAGTTTGGAGGGTAATGTCATCCGTACCTGGATCGAATCCCCGCTCAATGTCTTTTGGGTTGAGTCAAGTCCTGTACGGTTTACATTCCTATGTGGTTTCCAAGCTATTACACATGAGAAAGTTTATCAGTGCGCACAAAGTGCTCACCATAAGTACAGAAGgtgtggttgttgttgttattattgttgtatgTGGAAATTCCTATAATACTAACTACGCTataccaattttttttattttatttctgacAATGGCCATATTCGAGTTAATTGTTCATCTTTTGAGTACTTCACCTAGTTTCTGGTATATGTAACCAACATAAGTAATAGGAAACTTTTATTCGTGTATGGAATCACACAATTGAAGCATTCGGGGTTGCCCGGTTAGTTTGGAGGGTAATGTCATCCGTACCTGGATCGAATCCCCGCTCAATGTCTTTTGGGTTGAGTCAAGTCCTGTACGGTTTACATTCCTATGTGGTTTCCAAGCTATTACACATGAGAAAGTTTATCAGTGCGCACAAAGTGCTCACCATAAGTACAGAAGgtgtggttgttgttgttattattgttgtatgTGGAAATTCCTATAATACTAACTACGCTAtactaatattttttattttatttctgacACTGGCCATATTCGAGTTAATTTGTTCATCTTTTGAGTACTTCACCTAGTTTCTGGTATATGTAACCAACATAAGTAATAGGAAACTTTTATTCGTGTATGGAATCACACAATTGAAGCATTCGGGGTTGCCCGGTTAGTTTGGAGGGTAATGTCATCCGTACCTGGATCGAATCCCCGCTCAATGTCTTTTGGGTTGAGTCAAGTCCTGTACGGTTTACATTCCTATGTGGTTTCCAAGCTATTACACATGAGAAAGTTTATCAGTGCGCACAAAGTGCTCACCATAAGTACAGAAGgtgtggttgttgttgttattattgttgtatgTGGAAATTCCTATAATACTAACTACGCTataccaattttttttattttatttctgacAATGGCCATATTCGAGTTAATTGTTCATCTTTTGAGTACTTCACCTAGTTTCTGGTATATGTAACCAACATAAGTAATAGGAAACTTTTATTCGTGTATGGAATCACACAATTGAAGCATTCGGGGTTGCCCGGTTAGTTTGGAGGGTAATGTCATCCGTACCTGGATCGAATCCCCGCTCAATGTCTTTTGGGTTGAGTCAAGTCCTGTACGGTTTACATTCCTATGTGGTTTCCAAGCTATTACACATGAGAAAGTTTATCAGTGCGCACAAAGTGCTCACCATAAGTACAGAAGgtgtggttgttgttgttattattgttgtatgTGGAAATTCCTATAATACTAACTACGCTAtactaatattttttattttattttatttctgacACTGGCCATATTCGAGTTAATTTGTTCATCTTTTGAGTACTTCACCTAGTTTCTGGTATATGTAACCAACATAAGTAATAGGAAACTTTTATTCGTGTATGGAATCACACAATTGAAGCATTCAGGGTTGCCCGGTTAGTTTGGAGGGTTATGTCATCTGTACCTGGATCGAATCCCCGCTCAATATCTTTTGGGTTGAGTCAAGTCCTGTACGGTTTACATTCCTATGTGGTTTCCAGACTATTACACATGAGAAAGTTTATCGGTGCGCATAAAGTGCTCACCATAAGGACGGAAGGTGTGAGAGAAGCTGTAGCGGATGTGTGTTTTCCCTcagacaaaaaaaaagaaaaaagaatcacACAATTGGATGGAGTTAAATGCTGTTACCCACCTTTCAATTTAAAAGTATAAAAACACGAATATTAACCAGACAGCATATTCACCTTTTCTTATTGGCACTATTTTATTCATCTACTGTGTTTCTACACCAATAAAAATATTCTACTACTCCATTTCTGTATTACTGAAATCCTACTAATTAGTTTGTACCAGTGGATTAATTAGCTGAGTTCTGGTTTTCTGATCAAAGACAAGAATGATGAACGGAGAAATCTCAAAATCAAGTTCTCAGCAGCTGTCTATTGAGAATGCTAAAGAACTCGTCAATTCTGTCGATGCCTTTCTCTTCGATTGCGATGGTAATCACTCACCTTATATATTTTATTAGTATGTAAGAGATTAttgtttttacaaatttatttttcttaccCTTTTTTAGGTGTAATTTGGAAAGGCGATAAATTGATTGATGGCGTTCCCCAGACACTTGACATGCTTCGCTCCCTTGTATTTCCAATTccttattattattttcttcattttccttttttgtgtgagtattttgtgaatttttttataaaaggatagaagaggaagattaatggGGACCCGGGGTTTTGTTGGAAATAGGGGCAGATTTAGTGTACAAGTTATGGGTCTACTTGAACTGGTAACTTTAGCTCAAATTAAATAAGTAGAAATAATAGATTTTCAAATCTAGCAAATCAACTGGACTATGGTAGAATTTTGATGTCAAACTCTTAAAGTTCAAATCTTGGATGCGCATGTGATTGGGAACACTATAATGAAGGAAACAACAATTTTTAAATCGGCTATTTATGAAACCTCTATCTATTTGGACCCATTTAAGTCTGTAGCGGATGTAGCCTTAGTTCTACGGGTTCAATGGAATCAGTATTTTTGATACAAAACATAGATTTATATGCGACAAAGGGCAAAATTTCAACAAAttttagattctgaatttaaaaGCATAGCCGAGAATTTTAAAGGTGGAACTCATTAAGTTTAAATCTTGGAACTGATTCTGGTTTCGTTCCTATACTCAGTAGTTTATCTTTTAAGGCAAACTTCATTGTGCTATAATTAGGTAAAATGCATAGTTAGTTTCTTTCTTGAGAACATGGCTATCCACGTGGGTATGCATAAATGTGAATTGAGATGCAAATGCACAACAACTGTTTTAAGCTTAATGTTTCATGTACTATGTGTGTGTTATGTTGATTTTTGTATTCTCATACAACTGGCTGGGGTATGATGTATATTGCGATTGAGATGTTGTTGGTTAAACTGCAGGGTAAGAAGCTGGTGTTTGTAACAaataactcaacaaaatcaagAAGGAAATATGCTGAGAAATTCCATTCCCTTGGAATTCCTGTTAATGAGGTTTTATATTTCTAGTTTTATTAGAACTACAAATGCCAAAACTGCATTTCGTCAATTTGTAGAAGTAAATTTTCGTTGTTTCTGCAGGATGAGATATTCTCGTCCTCATTTGCTGCAGCAATGTATCTGAAAGTCAATGATTTTCCAACAGAAAAGAAGGTTAGTTATCATGAGTATTCACCTGAGTGTATATGGGTAGATATCTAAATATCTGATCAGAAGGGAACACTTTGAAATTTGCTGATCTGATGTATAGAAtgttgaaggggagccttggcgtaactggtaaagttgctgccatgtgaccaggaggttaggggttcgagccatggaaacaacctcttgcagaaatgcagggtaagccTGCGTatgatagacccttgtggtccggcccttccccgaaccccgcgcatagtgggagcttagtgcaccgggctgccgaTATATGGAATGTAGCATTCTAGTTGTGCAATGTTAGACCTTGGATGATTTGGATAAAAGTTTTCTGAAATCCACTTTCACTTGCTACACAAATTACATGAAGTACTGTTTAAATCAAAGATTAGTTCTGCTGATGAACTGAAGGTTTGTATTTATGGTTTTGAAATATGTTGCAAAGCATTAATGAGGCTCCAAGTGGCAAAATTGCGCAACTATATTTTTGCCTCCCACAATTTAGAGACCAGATTCCAAACTAAACATTAGTGTTGTTCCTAATGTTACTGTTGAAGTCTCAATAACCTTTGTTCCATCGGATGGAAAACCTTTgtaatttcattcattttttagTAAAGGTAGTTTTGTTCATCTAAACAAAGTGCAATTAAACCAAACGAGAAAGAAAAATGTAAGGTACAAAAGTTAGGAATCTAGTAGAACTAGATAAGTGGATAGATTAATTATACATAATAACAAATTTGGATACAAATTTCCAATATTTCATGTTAAAAAGAATCTTACCCCTATTGAATTTGGCGAAATATTTAAGAAAGGACAAAAAGGTCGAAATGCACTGATAAAAATGATTTAAAGGATTCATTTACTTGTGCCACCATCTTTATAATTTTATGTATGATGTGATCTTACCTCTTCATAATGATAATTTCTTTATTTACACCAAAATGTTTGGGAAATGAACCCACAAAGGCATTGTGATTTATGATCTGAAACTTTTTAATGAATTTTAGACTTTCTAAGCCGAATCTCCTAAACTAAACTGGAAGAGTCCAATGGGGTTAGCTAACACCATTAACCTGCTTGTAACATCACCAGTAAGTGGCAAAGTTGAGATCCCAAGCATTATGCACTATTTTTTTGCCGGCGTGCTAGTATTTTTCCTTTGTACTCTATCACTTTCTGCACATGTTAGACAACGAGAGTTTCTAAGTTTTGTAGTTCATTGTTGCATAGGAATTCTTGTTGTATCTTGTATAGTGCGTGATTGTGGTCTTGTCATTTCTATCTCAAAGTCCAAAATATTAATTAGTCTGGTTgtttcttttcaaatttcaataTATTTCCCAATTTTCGCATTAACTTCTTTCTTGTAATTGGAGATGCCGGGTTGTGTGCAGCAGAGTTAAAAAGATATCCCAAGCTTTGTCATTGCCCATAATTTTATATGCAGATTATCTACATCTTCATTTATTTCCCGAAAAGCATTCCACAATGAGGTCATACCAAAGCATCTTGTCAGAAGCATAGTCTATGTGACTTTGTTATCGTCTAACTCCTCACTAATTGTCCCGGCTCATTAGACCTGAACTTGATTTGGCAGGTTTATGTAATAGGCGAGGAAGGCATACTGGAAGAACTGGAGCTAGCAGGTTTTACAGCACTAGGTGGCCCGGTATGTGATTCTCTGTGCTCTCATATTCTTAGTAAGTAGTGTCATGGTATTGGATAATGTTGGGATTAGAAGAACATCTTGTGGGTTCTTTAAGTGGTGGCGTCATCCCATTACGTTTTGTTGATATCAAATTTTCAATAATAATTTATCCTAATAATGTATCGGAAGTCTGAAACATCTGGTAGTCCCTCTaactctctgtctctctctctctctctccccttCATCCTTTTTTTCATCTGAGCACTTGTGCAGCAATAGCCTCTCTCCCCTTTCTTTAATTTAGTATAATTGAACATCACATATTTTCGGAGTTTTAAAGTGCTGTTATATGTATAGACACCCTTTAGATAGGGAGTATAATTTTTAGGCGTTGCAGCTGAAATCGAACATTCTTGCAGGCAGATGGAAAGAAGAATCCTGAACTGAAATCAAATTGCCTCTTTGAGCATGATAAGAGCGTAAAGTACACCTTTCTAATAATTAATACGGGTTTCTTTTTCCATTATTGTCTACTGAGCAACAGACAATGCTATTTCTACCTTCAGGTTGGAGCTGTTGTTGTTGGACTTGACCAATATATCAACTTTTATAAGCTACAGTATGTCTCTTTCTAGGCCTCCCTTTTTGATATACTTGAATTGTAGCTTCTGATTCTTATTTGATGTCTGTTTTATTGAAGGGGTTTGGTAAAGTAAATGTATGAAAAAATGCTAGTTcctaataattttgaaaattggaaaatatgttttcaaatgAGGTACTTCAAGCAAATCTGAAAGACAAATTCACCTCTGGCATCTTTGCCGTCTGCTAAAGTGATCCTTGAAATGGCATTGTGGTGACTGCATGTAGGTATGGAGCTCTTTGCATCCGTGAGAATCCCGGTTGCCTCTTTATTGCGACCAACCGTGATGCATCGGGACATTTAACTGATCTTCAAGAGTGGCCTGGTGAATTTCATTTTAGTGTCCATCAATAAAGATTGATTTCAATTCGAGCATTCTTGCAAAAGCTTGCTACTTTTGTCAAGATCTTTTTGGCTTGTGACTGTAGGTGCGGGATGTATGGTTGCTGCAGTATGCGGAGCAACCCAAAAAGAGCCTATCGTAGTTGGGAAGCCATCGACCTTTCTGATGGACTTTCTATTGCAGAAGTAAGTTTTATGCAGCCTAGTAAATTAACCTATTTGAGAAAGCTAGTTATGAATAGATGGCCTGTGGGTGGTGACACAGATCGTAGTCGAATGATGAGTTTGGAAGAGTACTAGCATTGAGTAGATATGGGAGTTTGAgagttgcaaattcttttcattCTAAATTGGTGCCATTTATCACTCAACAGGTATAACATCACTACATCCAGGATGTGTATGGTGGGCGACAGATTGGACACTGATATTCTATTTGGACAGAACGCCGGGTGTAGAACTCTCCTTGTTTTTTCAGGTATATGAACGCTTTCAATTTCCTCAAATTTTTTCAGGAAAAGGCCCAAAATTTACCCCTTTACTATACGAAATTGTTTAATTTTGCTCTTCATACACTTTT comes from the Nicotiana sylvestris chromosome 4, ASM39365v2, whole genome shotgun sequence genome and includes:
- the LOC104230902 gene encoding phosphoglycolate phosphatase 2 — protein: MMNGEISKSSSQQLSIENAKELVNSVDAFLFDCDGVIWKGDKLIDGVPQTLDMLRSLGKKLVFVTNNSTKSRRKYAEKFHSLGIPVNEDEIFSSSFAAAMYLKVNDFPTEKKVYVIGEEGILEELELAGFTALGGPADGKKNPELKSNCLFEHDKSVGAVVVGLDQYINFYKLQYGALCIRENPGCLFIATNRDASGHLTDLQEWPGAGCMVAAVCGATQKEPIVVGKPSTFLMDFLLQKYNITTSRMCMVGDRLDTDILFGQNAGCRTLLVFSGVVNESAFQDLSKELQVQPEFYTNSVSDILKYV